The genomic DNA aaagCCAACGTCTCTGACGTGGACCAAATCACGGCGCTCATGTCCCAGGCCGTCGCCCATTTTGGCAAGCTCGACATCGTCGCCTCCAACAGCGGTGTTGTGTCCTTTGGTCATTTGAAGGATGTCACCCCTGAGGAGTTTGACAGGGTTTTTGGCGTGAACACGAGGGGGCAGTTTTTTGTCGCGAGGGAGGCGTATAGACatttggaggtggggggacGGATTATACTGACTAGCTCGAATACGGCGAGTGTGAAGGGAGTGCCGAGGCATGCTGTTTATAGTGGTTCtaagggggcggtggagacTTTTGTGAGGTGTTTGGtatgttttttctttttttttattaaaaaaaaaactcacaaTTCACGGAGAAGGATGGGGAAAAGATGATGTTAACAACTGGGTCTGTCAAGGCCATCGACTGCGGAGACAAAAAGATCACCGTCAATGCTGTCGCGCCTGGGGCGATCAAGACGGACATGTATGCTGCTGTGGCTCGCGAGTACATCCCTGGTGGGGAGAACTTTACCGACGAGCAGGTTGATGAGGTATGATATTCCTTTCGCTCTCTGCAACTTGAGTTGTACTAATCCCATTTCTTCTCTCTCAAAACAGTGTGCAGCTTGGCTGTCGCCCCTTCAGCGGGTGGGACTGCCTGACGATGTTGCCCGCGCGGTGTGCTTTCTAGCCTCGGACGCTGCTGAATGGGTCAATGGCAAGATCATCGGcattgatggtggtgcgTTTAGGTAACCGAGTCGATTGTTGGTCGGGGATTCAGAGACTAGTAAGGGTGCTGCGCGCATTTCGGTCACCGAAGGGTGGTATAATCCCCGAGGAGCAGGATCACACCAAGCTTGAACACCATTCGTGCCCGCATTTTTAATGTGTTCTCCCTTTTTACTTTCAGAATGGGAACTTCGTTATGTTACATTTCTGCGACTATATGCTCGAAATATCCAAGAAATCGGTTACAATGACATGCGTACATAGCGGCACCAGATTATGACCCAATTGTGCCCCAAAGCCGTCGTTGGACAACACTATTCATAAACGGGCTTGATGATTATAGATAATCAGTCCTACCAAAACCAGGCGACGCAATACTTTTGCCATTTATCTCCACACGGTGATGATGTCACAAGCCACCTTAAACCCCCTAAAgcacccctgaacccctattcccccctcttcccaggaGGAACATTCGCCAtagcctcctccgccaacacCGGCCTCCCCGCCACATCAGAAAAAATTGGCTGCTCATAAACATGTAAAAACCACTTCGTACACGCCGGGTGTGCACCCCGCCACTCCCCGTCCAAAAAGAACCTAAATGCCCCAGCAATAATCCCCGCGACAAACAGATCAGCAAGGGAGAGTGTTTCCCCAACCAGATAAGAAGTCGTCTTCGCAGCGAGGTGGTCCTCGATGATCTGAAGCCTCTTGAGTGTTGCTTGCCTGTTGAGCTCGACTTCTCCCTGCACAAAGGGCGAGCGACCGATCAAGGGGTTGAACCACCcgccgagggaggggaggatctcCGAGTTGGCGAAGGACATCCAGCGGAGGATGCTGGCGTGGTTTTCGGTGTTGCCGGAGCcaaggaggggggtggttttgtcTTGGGATGTGACTGCATATGAGGGTTAGTAacgcgagagagagagaagataGATTGGGTGGGAGAATGTACTGTAGATGGCAATTGCTATGCACTCGGACAGGATGAAACCGTTTGCGCCGACGAATGTGGGGATTTTGCCGAGGGGGTTCAGCTTTAGGTATTCTTCTGGCGCCTGTTGAGATGACGTGATTGTCACGAGGTCCAGTGGGAGGTTGGAAGCTTTGGCAACTGCCAGGATGGCTGTTGAACGGGGGTTGAACTGTGGTCTGTGTCAGCGTTGTGGTGTGAAGGTATTACAAGAGATGAACCATCATACAGGGCGCGTGTACAGGATACCGAAGGCCATGATGGAGAAGTGTGGTTGGAAATGCTAGCAAGTCAGGTTCTGGCAAGAGCGCTTCCAGGGTGAATGGCTTAGCTGCGGAGGATGCCTAAGCAAGACTTGATATCAAGTATGAGATTGATAGCTAAGCTAGGTAGCCTGGGCACATTCTTGTTCCTATATCTATTGGTAGATGCAGTGGTCCCCGATTGGATCAGATGCCGACTGTCTCGTTCCGACATCCCATAACGACGGCCCTCAAGCTCTCCCGGTCCGTGAATatatcctcatcctcagcaacctctgGCAGCGACATAATTGGTACGAAATCTCTAAATGCCTCTTCGCTCGCAAAGGTTATAATGGCAAAGCCATCAAAGTTGACATCTTCGGGCTTTCCGACCAACATGTTCAAGGGGTACGTAGGGCTCGCCGAATCCCGAGCAAGATAGTGACGGGTGTGAGACAAGGGAAATCGGGGGCCGGCGAGAGACTGGAGCAGAGGGACATGAACATTTTCCCAGTGGTCCTTGAACTGCTCGGGTGATATGTCTGACTTGCGGGTaacgaagatgatgattgTATATGGCTTCGAGCTGGAAGACATGGCGGCGGCTGTGGAAAGCGATGAGGGCTCAAGGGCCTGATGCGGAGATAAAAATTGGTTGAAGAAAAAACGCAGTCTCCTTGGTTTTGTCCCGAAGTCTAGGTAAGTGCCTGCATGTCTTCGGAATCCGACCTGCGCCACATGCGCACAGCAGTCGGACTTTGAACCGAAAGGTAGCCACCCTGTATCACCCAGAGATTACATTTGTCCTACCTAGGTGAAACGTCTAGATCGCGAGGGCATTACTTTTCACGTTAGGCTGGGAAATCTTCCCTGATTTGTCCGGTGAAACGAGCATCCCACAAACAATCGTAATCACGATGTATGCATCACAGGTTTTTGTGCTTGGTGCCATAAGTGCCCTACTCCTCTTCGTAACGAGATTCTATGCCGCTCGCAAACAAGTATGGAAGCTGAAGAGCGCCAATCTCGTGAGTTCTGGCCTGACACCATGCCCTGCCCAGTAAGCTAATCTGTTTTGGCAGCCAATGCCAGAGTTTAAGCTCACGTCTGGTCACTTCCTGGCTTTGAAGGAGACTGTCAAGACTCTTCCGAAAAACGCAACCCTGCACACGGTCATGATGCAACTGTCAAAGAGGTTTCCCTCCGGAATGTTCTACATCAACATGTGGCCTTTTAGCGGCACGTGGCTTGTGGTGACGACGCCCTCGGGAGCTTCACAATGTCAAACTCTGAATCTTATCAAGCCATCGATTCTCACGAAACCATTGGAAACCATCGGCGGTGGGCCAAGCCTGATCACCATGAATGGAGAGACGCATAAGAAATGGCGTAGTCTATTCAACCCAGGATTTAGCCCCAGCTATCTCATGGGGCTGGCTCCGATGATTGCGGATGAAGTGGCTGTATTTTGCCGTTTGTTGAGGGAACAGGCTGGGAACAAGAACGCGGAGGTGCTAAAGTTGGAAGATCTGACATTACGCCTAACAGTTGACACGATTGGAGCCGTTGCTCTGTGAGTCTAGCAAAGGTTATTACCAGATAGTCGAATGTCTGCTAATGGCCATGCGTGCCCCCTGCAGAGACACAAGGCTACACCATCAGACAAAGGATAGCCAACTTGCTCTGGCACTTCAGCGTCAAATCGAATGGACATCATTCGGGACTACCTTTAACCCATTCAAACGCCACCTCACTATCCGCCCCTTGGTGCTGTGGTACAACAACCGCATCATGGATCGGCTCATTGGCCAGGAAATCGACAAGAGATACACTGAGTATCTGCAGGATCAAGGCTCAGGTGAAAGGGGCTCCAAATCCGTCATGTCACTCGTGCTGGCTCAGTTCCTagaagaagcccaagtcAAAGGCGCCCCGCCCCCTCTATCCGAGTTCAAGAAACTAGTTGCGCCCCAACTGCGCGGATTCCTGTTTGCTGGCCGAGACACGACGAGTAGCACCCTTCTCTATTGTTTTCACCTCTTGGCTACCCATCCCGAAGCGCTCAAAAGACTCCGCAGCGAGCACGGTGAAGTCTTTGGCGACAGGCTGAACGCGTCGATAGCCCATCAGGCCATTGCAAAGGAACCTCAACGGCTCAACCAACTGCCGTACACGACAGCGGTGATCAAGGAAGCGCTTCGGCTGTTTCCTCCCTCTGCGTCTTTACGCGAAGGCCGCGCTGGAGTCGATCTTGTGGATGAGAAAGGAAGGCGGTATCCCACTGAGGGATGCAACGTGTGGACGCTGACAGTGGCGCTGCATCACAATGCCGTTTATTGGAAGCAGGCCGAGTCATTTGTGCCAGAGCGGTGGTTGGTAGGACCCGAGGATCCCATGTACCCCGTCAAGGGGGCGTGGAGGGCGTTTGAGCTTGGTCCTAGGGCCTGCATTGGGCAGACGTTGGCGCTGATGGAACTTCGAGTTGCGCTGGTGATGACACTCTCCGAGTTTGATATCACTCCGGCGTACGAGGATTGGGATAGGATGCATCCAAGGCCGGGTGTCAAGGTGGTGAATGGAAATAGGGCTTATCAGGCAgagaagggtggtggtggtgcgcaTCCTGCTGATGGATTTCCTTGTCGGGTTACGCTTCGCGACATGGATGGTAGAGGGTGACGTTCAGGGGCAATGCACCATTCTTCAGCTTTCCCATGTCAAAACTCGATATATTCAGAAATACCAAAACGTTTTTCTTATTCCCTCTCACTTGGAACGAACGGGTGACAAATGCCCATGATTGTGTTTCTTTCTTAGCATGACCTACTGCCCCTGAGCAGCCCCTGGCTAACCCCTGGCTAAACCCCCTGAATCCAGGATCCACTATCCACAAGAtcaccagcctcctcaaacaaaGCCGGTCGACACATTACACAggcaccatcacctcacTTTCCAGCCAGAATATCAGCAGCAATCTTCTCTGCCAATGCGTACACCGTTCCCATAGGCTGCCCATCAATCGCAAACGGGAACGCCGACGCATCCACCACCCGaacaccatccacccccaaaaccctcgCATTCGAGTCCACCACCGCATTCGGAtcatccctcttccccataGCGCAAGTTCCCACACCAGCATAATACGCATCCGACGTCTCAGCAATATAATTGTAAATCTCCTCATCAGTCTGATACCTCTCCCCAGGCAGAATCTCCGGCCCATCAATCACCTCTTGCATCGTCTCCGACGCCACAATAGCCCTGCACCGGCGAAacgcagcaacagccatcTCCTTATCCCTCGGATCG from Podospora pseudoanserina strain CBS 124.78 chromosome 2, whole genome shotgun sequence includes the following:
- a CDS encoding hypothetical protein (EggNog:ENOG503NWBV; COG:Q); this translates as MTQTTPTTTPSSPPSSPKDPFRLDGKVALVTGSGRGIGAGIALALAHRGAKLIINYAHSSAPAEALVSKIKALGPGSDAIAIKANVSDVDQITALMSQAVAHFGKLDIVASNSGVVSFGHLKDVTPEEFDRVFGVNTRGQFFVAREAYRHLEVGGRIILTSSNTASVKGVPRHAVYSGSKGAVETFVRCLAIDCGDKKITVNAVAPGAIKTDMYAAVAREYIPGGENFTDEQVDECAAWLSPLQRVGLPDDVARAVCFLASDAAEWVNGKIIGIDGGAFR
- a CDS encoding hypothetical protein (EggNog:ENOG503P6T2; COG:S); this translates as MSSSSKPYTIIIFVTRKSDISPEQFKDHWENVHVPLLQSLAGPRFPLSHTRHYLARDSASPTYPLNMLVGKPEDVNFDGFAIITFASEEAFRDFVPIMSLPEVAEDEDIFTDRESLRAVVMGCRNETVGI
- the TEF4_1 gene encoding elongation factor EF-1 gamma subunit (COG:J; EggNog:ENOG503NUBV), coding for MAFGILYTRPFNPRSTAILAVAKASNLPLDLVTITSSQQAPEEYLKLNPLGKIPTFVGANGFILSECIAIAIYITSQDKTTPLLGSGNTENHASILRWMSFANSEILPSLGGWFNPLIGRSPFVQGEVELNRQATLKRLQIIEDHLAAKTTSYLVGETLSLADLFVAGIIAGAFRFFLDGEWRGAHPACTKWFLHVYEQPIFSDVAGRPVLAEEAMANVPPGKRGE
- a CDS encoding hypothetical protein (COG:Q; EggNog:ENOG503NXDV) encodes the protein MYASQVFVLGAISALLLFVTRFYAARKQVWKLKSANLPMPEFKLTSGHFLALKETVKTLPKNATLHTVMMQLSKRFPSGMFYINMWPFSGTWLVVTTPSGASQCQTLNLIKPSILTKPLETIGGGPSLITMNGETHKKWRSLFNPGFSPSYLMGLAPMIADEVAVFCRLLREQAGNKNAEVLKLEDLTLRLTVDTIGAVALDTRLHHQTKDSQLALALQRQIEWTSFGTTFNPFKRHLTIRPLVLWYNNRIMDRLIGQEIDKRYTEYLQDQGSGERGSKSVMSLVLAQFLEEAQVKGAPPPLSEFKKLVAPQLRGFLFAGRDTTSSTLLYCFHLLATHPEALKRLRSEHGEVFGDRLNASIAHQAIAKEPQRLNQLPYTTAVIKEALRLFPPSASLREGRAGVDLVDEKGRRYPTEGCNVWTLTVALHHNAVYWKQAESFVPERWLVGPEDPMYPVKGAWRAFELGPRACIGQTLALMELRVALVMTLSEFDITPAYEDWDRMHPRPGVKVVNGNRAYQAEKGGGGAHPADGFPCRVTLRDMDGRG